The Pseudomonas sp. GD03919 region TTGGTGATCACCCGCAGGCGGGTGACGCCATGCAGCTCCTTGCTCCACTTGGCCGGCTCGTTGCCATACATGCCGTCGAGAAACAGCGGCAGACGGGCGTCGTCACGCAGCGCCTCTTCGACTTCGGCAGCACGGCGCAGCGCCTTGCTCAGTGTCCACTGCGGCGGGATGCCGGCATGTACCAGGGTCACCTTGCGTTCGGCGTCGTGGTGCACCAGCTTCTGCATGCGCAGCCAATCGAGCAGATCGTTGCGATCCGGCGCGTCGAGAATCTCGCGCAGGGTATCGCCCTTCTTCAGACGCTCGATGTTGTGCGCTACAGCCAGCAGGTGCAGGTCATGGTTGCCCAGTACACAGGTGATCGCATGGCGAATGGAGTAGAGAAAACGCAGGGTTTCCAGCGACTGCGGGCCGCGGTTGACCAGATCGCCGACCAGCCACAGCTGGTCTTGCGCGGGATCGAAGGACACTTGCTCGAGCAGGCACTTGAGCGGTTTGAGGCAACCCTGCAGGTCGCCGACGGCATACACCGCCATCAGTGAAGGGCCCCCGGCACAGCCAGGCGGAAGGGCGCGATGGTTGCGTCGAAGCGTTTGCCGTCCTCGGCGAGCATCTGGTAGCTGCCCTGCATGGTGCCGACCTGCGTGGCCATAACCGTACCGCTGCTGTAGGTGTGGCTGGCGCCGGGGTCGATATGCGGTTGCTGGCCGATCACCCCGGCGCCCCGGACTTCCTGCACGCGGCCATCGCCGTCGGTGATGATCCAGTGACGCGACAGCAGTTGCGCCGGTAGCTCGCCGTTGTTGACGATCGTGATGGTGTAGGAGAACGCGTAGCGGTTCTGCTCCGGTTGCGATTGCGCAGCCAGGTAGCGGGTGGTAACGCTGACGTCGATCTGATAACGAGGGTCGGACATGCGATGAATCCGTTGAGCGTGAATGCAGTTTAGTCCGCCGCAACCGAGGGCTGCAGGGCCAACTGGTCGGCCAGGCGGACGAAGGCAGCCAGATCCAGCTGTTCGGGGCGCAGGCTGCCATCGACACTGGCAGCCTCGATGGCCTCGGCGGGCAGCAGCTGCTTGAGCGTGTTGCGCAGGGTCTTGCGGCGCTGGTTGAAGGCCTCACGCACCACGCGTTCGAGCAGGCGATGGTCCTTGGCCGGATGCGGCAGGGTTTCATGCGGCACCAGGCGGACGATGGCCGAGTCCACCTTGGGCGGCGGGTTGAAGGCGCCGGGGCCGACGTTGAACAGATGCTCCACGCGGCAGTGGTACTGCACCATAATCGACAGCCGCCCCCAATCGCCACCGCCCGGGCCGGCGGCCATGCGCTCGACCACTTCCTTTTGCAGCATGAAGTGCATGTCGCGAATCAGTGGCGCGTTGTCCAGCAGATGGAAAATCAGCGGCGTGGAAATGTTGTAGGGCAGGTTGCCGACCACGCGCAGGCTGCGCGGCGCCGCTTCGAGGCGGGCGAAGTCGAATTTCAGCGCGTCGCCCTGATTCAGGCGAAAGCGCGGATTGTCGCCGAACTTGCCTTGCAGGATGGGGATCAGATCGAGGTCGAGTTCGATCACGTCGAGCTGCGCACCGCTGCCGAGCAACCCTTCGGTAATGGCACCCTGGCCTGGGCCGATTTCCAGCAGGCGTTCGTCTTCCTTGGCGCGAATGGCGCGCAGGATGCGGTCGATCACCCCGGCATCATGCAGGAAGTTCTGGCCAAAGCGCTTGCGCGCGCGGTGTTGGTATTCGGACATGTACGGCTCCGCGCAGCGCCTCGAGGCGTTTTGCTCGAGGCTGGATGCAAAAAGAAAGTCGCACAGTCTACCAGCGAATGGCGCCGCGGGCGCGGGCTGTGGTCTCAGTGGTTCATTCCCGGCGGCTGGCGGCCATCTGGTAGGCGGTTTCCAGTGCCACCTGCAGGCTGCCGATGTCCACCTTGCCGGTACCGGCCAGATCCAGGGCAGTACCATGATCCACCGAGGTGCGGATGATCGGTAGGCCCAGCGTGACATTGAGCGCCGCACCGAAGCCCTTGAACTTGAGCACGGGCAGGCCCTGGTCGTGGTACATGGCCAGTACGGCATCGGCATGGTCGAGATACTTGGGGGTGAACAGGGTGTCGGCCGGCAGCGGGCCGATCAGGTTCATGCCTTCGCTGCGCAGACGCTCCAGCGTCGGTTCGATGATCTCGATTTCCTCACGTCCCAGATGCCCGCCTTCGCCTGCATGCGGATTGAGCCCGCACACCAGGATGCGCGGCTTGGCGATGCCGAACTTGCTTTGCAGATCGGCATGCAGGATGCGGGTCACACGCTCCAGACGTTCGGCGGTGATGGCTGCTGCGACATCCTTCAGTGGCAGGTGAGTGGTGACCAGCGCCACGCGCAGGCCGCGGGTCGCCAGCATCATCACCACCTGCTGGGTGTGGGTCAGTTCGGCGAGAAACTCGGTGTGGCCAGAGAAGGCGATACCCGCTTCGTTGATCACACCCTTGTGTACGGGCGCCGTGATCATCCCGGCAAATGTTCCGTCCAGGCAGCCTTGGCCTGCGCGGGTGAGGGTCTGCAGCACATAGGCGGCGTTGGCGGGCGTCAGTTTGCCGGGTGTGGCAGGCGTCGCCAGGGGCGTGTCCCAGACGTAGAGGCTGCCAGCCGCTGCGGGGCTGTCTGGCCATCGCTGCGGGCCGACGGTCAGCAATTCGATATTCAGCCCCAGCTGCTTAGCACGTTCTGCCAGTAGCTCGCGACTGGCGATGGCGACCAGAGGCGCTGGCTGCGCCTGCCGGGCCAGCAGCAGGCAGAGATCGGGGCCGATACCAGCGGGCTCGCCAGGGGTGAGGGCAAAGCAGGGCTGCGCAGTCATGATGGCTCTCGGTGTGGCGTGGGGCGCCAGTTTACGCTGCCGGGCCGGAAACGAAAAAGCCCGGCGCTGGGCCGAGCTCTTGCGTTCGAAACGACTTTTACAGCTTGGTTTCGACGTAGGCTTCGTCGCGGATCTGGCGCAGCCAGGCCTGCAGCTCTTCGTCGTACTTGCGGTTACGCAGCAGGTTTGCGGCCTGTTGTTCGCGGAACTGCGCGCTGCTGTCAGTGGCGCGGCGGCCCATGACTTGCAGCACGTGCCAGCCGTAAGGACTCTTGAACGGTTTGGACAGCTCGCCGCTGGCAGTGTTGTTCATCACCTCGCGGAACTCGGGTACCAGCGCATTGGGATCGATCCAGTTCAGATCGCCGCCATTGAGTGCCGAGCCCGGATCTTCCGAGAAGCTCTTCGCCAGTTCGGCGAAATCCTCACCATC contains the following coding sequences:
- a CDS encoding symmetrical bis(5'-nucleosyl)-tetraphosphatase encodes the protein MAVYAVGDLQGCLKPLKCLLEQVSFDPAQDQLWLVGDLVNRGPQSLETLRFLYSIRHAITCVLGNHDLHLLAVAHNIERLKKGDTLREILDAPDRNDLLDWLRMQKLVHHDAERKVTLVHAGIPPQWTLSKALRRAAEVEEALRDDARLPLFLDGMYGNEPAKWSKELHGVTRLRVITNYFTRMRFCTADGTLDLKTKEGVGSAPPGFAPWFSHPQRKMRGEKIIFGHWAALEGNCTEPGLYALDTGCVWGGAMTLLDVDSGALHRCTCPKE
- the apaG gene encoding Co2+/Mg2+ efflux protein ApaG; translation: MSDPRYQIDVSVTTRYLAAQSQPEQNRYAFSYTITIVNNGELPAQLLSRHWIITDGDGRVQEVRGAGVIGQQPHIDPGASHTYSSGTVMATQVGTMQGSYQMLAEDGKRFDATIAPFRLAVPGALH
- the rsmA gene encoding 16S rRNA (adenine(1518)-N(6)/adenine(1519)-N(6))-dimethyltransferase RsmA: MSEYQHRARKRFGQNFLHDAGVIDRILRAIRAKEDERLLEIGPGQGAITEGLLGSGAQLDVIELDLDLIPILQGKFGDNPRFRLNQGDALKFDFARLEAAPRSLRVVGNLPYNISTPLIFHLLDNAPLIRDMHFMLQKEVVERMAAGPGGGDWGRLSIMVQYHCRVEHLFNVGPGAFNPPPKVDSAIVRLVPHETLPHPAKDHRLLERVVREAFNQRRKTLRNTLKQLLPAEAIEAASVDGSLRPEQLDLAAFVRLADQLALQPSVAAD
- the pdxA gene encoding 4-hydroxythreonine-4-phosphate dehydrogenase PdxA, giving the protein MTAQPCFALTPGEPAGIGPDLCLLLARQAQPAPLVAIASRELLAERAKQLGLNIELLTVGPQRWPDSPAAAGSLYVWDTPLATPATPGKLTPANAAYVLQTLTRAGQGCLDGTFAGMITAPVHKGVINEAGIAFSGHTEFLAELTHTQQVVMMLATRGLRVALVTTHLPLKDVAAAITAERLERVTRILHADLQSKFGIAKPRILVCGLNPHAGEGGHLGREEIEIIEPTLERLRSEGMNLIGPLPADTLFTPKYLDHADAVLAMYHDQGLPVLKFKGFGAALNVTLGLPIIRTSVDHGTALDLAGTGKVDIGSLQVALETAYQMAASRRE